Proteins encoded by one window of Chromobacterium violaceum ATCC 12472:
- a CDS encoding glutathione peroxidase: MSIYDFSFRRLDGSEQAMADYRGSVLLLVNTASRCGFTSQYAGLEALHRRFGPQGLAIIGFPCNQFGAQEPGDAGEIGAFCQKNYGVDFAMADKVDVNGANAHPLWQYLKRQKRGLLGQAIRWNFSKFLVDRQGRVVARFAPFTRPEKLAARIEALLK, encoded by the coding sequence ATGAGCATCTACGACTTCTCCTTCCGCCGCCTGGACGGCAGCGAACAGGCGATGGCCGACTACCGCGGCAGCGTGCTGCTGCTGGTCAACACCGCCAGCCGCTGCGGCTTCACGTCGCAATACGCCGGCCTGGAGGCGCTGCACCGCCGCTTCGGCCCGCAAGGCCTGGCGATCATCGGCTTCCCCTGCAACCAGTTCGGCGCCCAGGAGCCGGGCGACGCCGGCGAAATCGGCGCCTTCTGCCAGAAGAACTACGGCGTGGACTTCGCCATGGCCGACAAGGTGGACGTCAACGGCGCGAACGCCCACCCGCTGTGGCAGTATCTGAAGCGGCAGAAACGCGGCCTGCTCGGGCAGGCGATACGCTGGAACTTCAGCAAATTCCTGGTGGACCGCCAGGGCCGGGTGGTCGCGCGCTTCGCCCCGTTCACCCGGCCGGAAAAACTGGCCGCCAGGATAGAAGCGCTGCTCAAATGA
- a CDS encoding histone deacetylase family protein: protein MLTVYSDSHRLQHGQAELIDGTLKPCFETPSRADMVLAAVRDRELGDVIHPRRHGLDPILRVHDAGYVRFLETAWRRWTEMGRDYDALPKMWQVRRLREAIPEHVEGQLCYYSMDCGTPVTSGTWQAASAAADTALTGADRLIGGERAVFALTRPPGHHAAFDYCGGYCFLNNAAIAAQALRDHGMRKVAVLDVDYHHGNGTQDIFYRRADVLFLSIHGDPRTEYPFFLGFADEKGEGEGLGYNFNFPLAAGSCVSTWFVALDCALEQIARFGAEALVVSLGVDTFQGDPISRFQLDSPDFVTLGARLAGLKLPTLFCLEGGYAVEPIGTNVVNVLAGFEARG, encoded by the coding sequence ATGCTCACCGTCTACTCCGATTCCCACCGTCTGCAGCATGGCCAGGCCGAGCTGATAGACGGCACCCTCAAGCCCTGTTTCGAAACCCCGTCCCGCGCCGACATGGTGCTGGCCGCCGTGCGCGACCGCGAGCTCGGCGACGTGATCCATCCGCGCCGCCACGGGCTGGACCCCATCTTGCGCGTGCACGACGCCGGCTATGTCAGGTTCCTGGAAACCGCCTGGCGGCGTTGGACGGAAATGGGGCGCGACTATGACGCGCTGCCCAAGATGTGGCAGGTCCGCCGGCTGCGCGAAGCCATTCCCGAGCACGTGGAAGGCCAGCTCTGCTATTACTCGATGGATTGCGGCACGCCTGTCACTTCCGGAACCTGGCAGGCGGCGAGCGCGGCCGCCGACACCGCGCTGACCGGGGCCGACCGGCTGATCGGCGGCGAGCGCGCGGTGTTTGCGCTGACCCGGCCGCCCGGCCATCACGCGGCCTTCGACTATTGCGGCGGCTACTGCTTCCTCAACAACGCCGCCATCGCCGCCCAGGCGCTCCGCGACCACGGCATGCGCAAGGTGGCGGTGCTGGACGTCGACTACCATCACGGTAACGGCACCCAGGACATCTTCTACCGCCGCGCCGACGTGCTGTTTTTGTCGATACATGGCGATCCGCGCACCGAATACCCGTTCTTCCTCGGCTTCGCCGACGAAAAGGGCGAAGGAGAGGGGCTGGGCTACAACTTCAATTTCCCGCTGGCGGCCGGGTCCTGCGTCAGCACCTGGTTCGTCGCGCTGGACTGCGCGCTGGAGCAGATCGCCCGTTTCGGCGCCGAGGCGCTGGTGGTGTCGCTGGGCGTGGACACGTTCCAAGGCGATCCGATCTCGCGCTTCCAGCTCGACTCCCCCGACTTCGTCACCCTGGGCGCGCGGCTGGCGGGGCTGAAGCTGCCGACGCTGTTCTGCCTGGAAGGCGGGTACGCGGTGGAGCCGATAGGCACCAACGTGGTTAACGTGCTGGCTGGTTTCGAGGCGCGCGGCTGA
- a CDS encoding YchJ family protein, with the protein MKSKKQARAACPCGGGELAACCGRYLGPDASPAPTAQALMRSRYSAYALGLEDYLLATWHPSTRPEALHLDEDAGVVKWIGLEVKRCEAGSERDAEGVVEFVARCKVGGKAERMHETSRFLREDGRWYYVSGLVA; encoded by the coding sequence ATGAAGTCTAAGAAACAAGCCAGGGCCGCCTGCCCCTGCGGCGGCGGCGAGCTGGCCGCCTGCTGCGGCCGCTACCTCGGTCCGGACGCTTCGCCGGCGCCGACCGCGCAGGCGTTGATGCGCTCGCGCTACAGCGCCTACGCGCTGGGGCTGGAGGATTACCTGCTGGCCACCTGGCATCCGTCCACCCGGCCCGAGGCGCTGCATCTGGACGAAGATGCCGGCGTGGTGAAGTGGATAGGCCTGGAGGTGAAGCGCTGCGAGGCCGGCAGCGAGCGCGATGCCGAAGGCGTGGTGGAATTCGTCGCCCGCTGCAAGGTGGGCGGCAAGGCCGAGCGCATGCATGAAACCAGCCGTTTCCTGCGCGAAGACGGCCGCTGGTACTACGTGTCCGGCCTGGTGGCCTGA